Proteins found in one Labrus bergylta chromosome 8, fLabBer1.1, whole genome shotgun sequence genomic segment:
- the csf3r gene encoding granulocyte colony-stimulating factor receptor isoform X1, translating to MISTWVSVIVMLLALVNGARNEDDVEPCATVQSSSSVVPLGSNVTATCVIREDCPLAIGQAVHIEWHLGSRFLPSSPGANDSSRVSQVVVPSFNHTRAFLTCSVRGSPAQVVGGVQIRAGYPPEAPQSLTCQTNLTKPNTLTCSWDPGQLETHLLTKYTLHTEVWDLNQNYTYEILPGVHQYTIPRSDFVLFSDMEVYVKARNDLGEATTEHIILEPVSAAKFDPPIILQAVSTKYGCLKLSWRLSHHQDWMLEALNLEVRLKTADSSQWTEQPIPVGRFRTSRPVSLCRLLHGTRYAAQIRVRYKQSPWSDWSSSHSGVTLESAPTGRLDSWTKVSGNHMNETLNIHLFWKPSKQFHANSQNVSYTVSVQRLPGERGKVCSTTRNHCTFRIPRKVRKVFLRAVNAVGKSPPTEVRIYLPKAVAGISDATVVPRDDRSFLVQWRSLVSFGLTGFVVEWRPLLKSDLSLTQFEMTDRNQTSLVITGSFEPYKPYGISVYPRFKDGIGLPQTVNAYSRQKAPSMVPKITIKKTWQSQIELIWDEIPLDQRNGIIKNYKVFFWNAKGPINVAHADPTERRVVLTDLDSVSLYEAFMMVSTFGGSRNGSTINFETEPLDSLSILIIVIGSLVGLLLFIFVILMTCFSYQKRLKGHFWPAVPDPANSSIKRWTSESTQDSYLTSDNEEPNLVYLSHLSFLDLPAKISKEDHDDLWLNSSEDTSDLGESICGSPFIPGYSGSNSDSVPYATVIFSGPCSSPTLEGPPVYLRSESTQPLLESEETFSPKCYQNMATDQRPTEQCFFGPDLDCVTNKGKELETMWDDFPFLRALAMTETEID from the exons ATGATATCCACATGGGTGTCAGTGATTGTCATGCTGTTGGCTTTGGTGAATGGAGCGAGAAATG AAGATGACGTAGAGCCGTGTGCAACGGTTCAATCGTCCAGCTCCGTGGTGCCTTTGGGGTCCAATGTCACAGCCACCTGTGTCATCAGAGAAGACTGCCCTCTGGCCATTGGACAAGCTGTTCACATAGAGTGGCACCTCGGCAGTCGCTTTTTACCCAGCAGCCCCGGGGCCAATGATAGCAGCAGAGTGTCTCAGGTTGTTGTACCGAGTTTCAATCACACCAGGGCGTTCCTAACCTGCTCTGTCCGAGGCTCTCCGGCTCAAGTGGTGGGAGGAGTGCAGATCCGAGCTGGAT ATCCACCAGAAGCACCACAAAGCCTCACCTGTCAGACCAACCTCACCAAACCAAACACCCTGACCTGTAGCTGGGACCCGGGGCAGCTGGAGACCCACCTGCTCACAAAGTATACCCTCCACACAGAGGTTTG GGATTTAAATCAGAACTACACATATGAGATACTACCAGGGGTCCACCAATACACCATCCCTCGCTCTGACTTTGTCCTGTTCTCAGACATGGAAGTTTATGTGAAGGCCCGTAATGACCTCGGGGAAGCAACCACTGAACACATCATTTTAGAGCCAGTCAGTGCAG CTAAATTTGATCCACCAATAATTCTGCAAGCTGTGTCTACAAAATATGGCTGCTTAAAGCTGAGCTGGAGATTATCTCATCACCAGGACTGGATGTTGGAAGCCCTGAACCTAGAAGTGCGACTTAAGACTGCTGACAGCAGCCAATGGACTGAACAACCA ATCCCAGTGGGTCGGTTCAGAACATCCAGACCTGTGAGCCTGTGTCGTCTCCTCCATGGGACTCGGTATGCCGCCCAGATTCGGGTCCGATACAAGCAGAGCCCCTGGAGTGACTGGAGCAGCAGCCACTCTGGTGTCACCTTGGAGAGCG ctcCCACTGGACGCTTAGATTCATGGACGAAGGTATCAGGGAATCACATGAACGAAACGCTCAACATACACCTGTTTTGGAAG ccATCGAAACAATTCCATGCCAACAGCCAAAACGTGTCATACACTGTGTCGGTGCAAAGGCTGCCAGGTGAAAGGGGAAAGGTGTGCTCTACTACCAGGAATCACTGTACTTTTCGGATTCCCAGGAAAGTAAGGAAGGTGTTTCTGAGGGCTGTTAATGCAGTGGGGAAATCTCCACCTACGGAAGTTCGGATTTACTTACCTAAAG CTGTTGCAGGGATATCAGATGCTACAGTCGTTCCTCGTGATGATAGATCCTTCCTAGTCCAGTGGAGAAGCCTGGTTTCTTTTGGCCTCACTGGTTTCGTGGTGGAATGGAGACCTCTGTTAAAATCAGACCTCTCCCTCACCCAGTTTGAAATGACTGACAGAAACCAGACAAGCCTTGTTATAACAG GCAGCTTTGAGCCCTACAAGCCCTATGGGATCTCTGTGTATCCAAGGTTTAAGGATGGGATAGGCCTTCCTCAGACTGTTAATGCCTACTCGAGGCAAAAGG ctcCATCAATGGTTCCAAAAATAACAATCAAAAAGACCTGGCAGTCACAAATCGAGCTGATCTGGGATGAAATACCGTTAGACCAAAGGAACGGCATAATCAAGAACTACAAAGTCTTCTTCTGGAATGCAAAAGGACCCATAAATG TTGCACATGCGGACCCAACCGAAAGGAGGGTGGTCCTGACAGACCTCGACTCCGTGTCTCTGTATGAGGCTTTCATGATGGTTAGCACGTTTGGTGGAAGCCGTAACGGGTCGACAATTAATTTTGAAACTGAGCCACTGG ATTCACTTTCTATTCTGATCATCGTAATTGGCTCACTGGTTGGActgttactttttatttttgtcatactCATGACATGTTTCTCCTACCAAAAAAG gCTGAAGGGACATTTCTGGCCAGCGGTTCCCGATCCGGCTAACAGCAGCATCAAGAGATGGACATCAGAATCAACACAG GATAGCTATCTTACATCTGACAATGAGGAGCCCAATCTGGTGTACCTGTCCCACCTCAGCTTCCTGGACCTCCCTGCCAAAATAAGTAAAGAGGACCATGATGACCTGTGGTTGAACAGTTCAGAGGACACCAGTGACCTGGGAGAATCCATTTGTGGATCACCATTCATCCCCGGCTACTCCGGTTCAAACAGCGACTCTGTCCCTTACGCTACAGTGATCTTTTCCGGTCCATGCAGCAGCCCCACTCTTGAAGGGCCTCCTGTTTACCTGCGCTCAGAGTCCACGCAGCCCCTCCTGGAGAGTGAAGAAACCTTCAGTCCAAAGTGTTACCAGAACATGGCGACTGATCAGAGGCCAACAGAGCAATGTTTTTTTGGACCAGACCTTGATTGTGTAACAAACAAAGGGAAAGAATTAGAAACTATGTGGGATGATTTTCCTTTTCTACGAGCATTAGCGATGACCGAGACTGAAATTGACTAA
- the mrps15 gene encoding small ribosomal subunit protein uS15m produces the protein MLANIALRSALRSSGALCSARSLKPWTCSSALLSGPRVSCVVGSFAAQPPARHYARAPKKKKTVSVSQLSDLPPTMLKMDYTAVPLAQTTDDLVKRLLSLELASHSEKLKIKKEQLIAKVQRDENDRSSVEVKVAVLTARIRNYQEHLLKHHNDKANKRRMLMAIDQRKKMLKNLRLVHYDSFEKVCQQLGITYTFPPDYYRRATRRWIAKKAFCIKVFKEVQKQKAELKMKPSAASTDATTTNTRAAESQ, from the exons ATGTTGGCAAACATAGCTCTGCGAAGTGCTTTAAGGTCGAGCGGCGCTCTGTGCTCCGCTCGTTCACTGAAACCCTGGACATGCAGCTCGGCGCTGCTGTCAGGACCCAGAGTCAGCTGTG TTGTAGGAAGCTTTGCTGCTCAACCTCCAGCGAGACATTACGCTCGGGCTcccaagaaaaagaagacag tctCTGTGAGCCAGCTCAGTGATCTTCCTCCTACAATGCTGAAGATGGACTACACAGCTGTACCCCTCGCTCAAAC gACCGATGATCTCGTCAAAAGACTACTTTCATTGGAGTTAGCGAGTCAC agtgaaaagctcaaaataaaaaaggaacagcTGATTGCAAAAGTCCAGAGGGATGAGAATGACCGTAGCTCAGTGGAAGTTAAGG tggCTGTTTTGACCGCAAGAATCCGTAACTATCAGGAGCACTTGCTGAAACATCACAAT GACAAAGCTAACAAAAGGCGGATGTTAATGGCCATTGACCAAAGGAAGAAGATGTTGAAAAACCTTCGATTGGTACACTATGATTCCTTTGAGAAAGTGTGCCAGCAGCTGGGCATCACATACACGTTCCCTCCCGATTACTACAGACGGGCCACTCGCCGCTGGATAGCCAAGAAGGCCTTCTGCATTAAG GTCTTCAAAGAAGTACAGAAGCAGAAAGCAGAGCTGAAGATGAAGCCAAGTGCAGCATCAACAGACGCAAcgacaacaaacacaagagcTGCTGAGTCCCAATAA
- the csf3r gene encoding granulocyte colony-stimulating factor receptor isoform X4: protein MISTWVSVIVMLLALVNGARNEDDVEPCATVQSSSSVVPLGSNVTATCVIREDCPLAIGQAVHIEWHLGSRFLPSSPGANDSSRVSQVVVPSFNHTRAFLTCSVRGSPAQVVGGVQIRAGYPPEAPQSLTCQTNLTKPNTLTCSWDPGQLETHLLTKYTLHTEVWDLNQNYTYEILPGVHQYTIPRSDFVLFSDMEVYVKARNDLGEATTEHIILEPVSAAKFDPPIILQAVSTKYGCLKLSWRLSHHQDWMLEALNLEVRLKTADSSQWTEQPIPVGRFRTSRPVSLCRLLHGTRYAAQIRVRYKQSPWSDWSSSHSGVTLESAPTGRLDSWTKVSGNHMNETLNIHLFWKPSKQFHANSQNVSYTVSVQRLPGERGKVCSTTRNHCTFRIPRKVRKVFLRAVNAVGKSPPTEVRIYLPKAVAGISDATVVPRDDRSFLVQWRSLVSFGLTGFVVEWRPLLKSDLSLTQFEMTDRNQTSLVITGSFEPYKPYGISVYPRFKDGIGLPQTVNAYSRQKAPSMVPKITIKKTWQSQIELIWDEIPLDQRNGIIKNYKVFFWNAKGPINVAHADPTERRVVLTDLDSVSLYEAFMMVSTFGGSRNGSTINFETEPLDSLSILIIVIGSLVGLLLFIFVILMTCFSYQKKAEGTFLASGSRSG, encoded by the exons ATGATATCCACATGGGTGTCAGTGATTGTCATGCTGTTGGCTTTGGTGAATGGAGCGAGAAATG AAGATGACGTAGAGCCGTGTGCAACGGTTCAATCGTCCAGCTCCGTGGTGCCTTTGGGGTCCAATGTCACAGCCACCTGTGTCATCAGAGAAGACTGCCCTCTGGCCATTGGACAAGCTGTTCACATAGAGTGGCACCTCGGCAGTCGCTTTTTACCCAGCAGCCCCGGGGCCAATGATAGCAGCAGAGTGTCTCAGGTTGTTGTACCGAGTTTCAATCACACCAGGGCGTTCCTAACCTGCTCTGTCCGAGGCTCTCCGGCTCAAGTGGTGGGAGGAGTGCAGATCCGAGCTGGAT ATCCACCAGAAGCACCACAAAGCCTCACCTGTCAGACCAACCTCACCAAACCAAACACCCTGACCTGTAGCTGGGACCCGGGGCAGCTGGAGACCCACCTGCTCACAAAGTATACCCTCCACACAGAGGTTTG GGATTTAAATCAGAACTACACATATGAGATACTACCAGGGGTCCACCAATACACCATCCCTCGCTCTGACTTTGTCCTGTTCTCAGACATGGAAGTTTATGTGAAGGCCCGTAATGACCTCGGGGAAGCAACCACTGAACACATCATTTTAGAGCCAGTCAGTGCAG CTAAATTTGATCCACCAATAATTCTGCAAGCTGTGTCTACAAAATATGGCTGCTTAAAGCTGAGCTGGAGATTATCTCATCACCAGGACTGGATGTTGGAAGCCCTGAACCTAGAAGTGCGACTTAAGACTGCTGACAGCAGCCAATGGACTGAACAACCA ATCCCAGTGGGTCGGTTCAGAACATCCAGACCTGTGAGCCTGTGTCGTCTCCTCCATGGGACTCGGTATGCCGCCCAGATTCGGGTCCGATACAAGCAGAGCCCCTGGAGTGACTGGAGCAGCAGCCACTCTGGTGTCACCTTGGAGAGCG ctcCCACTGGACGCTTAGATTCATGGACGAAGGTATCAGGGAATCACATGAACGAAACGCTCAACATACACCTGTTTTGGAAG ccATCGAAACAATTCCATGCCAACAGCCAAAACGTGTCATACACTGTGTCGGTGCAAAGGCTGCCAGGTGAAAGGGGAAAGGTGTGCTCTACTACCAGGAATCACTGTACTTTTCGGATTCCCAGGAAAGTAAGGAAGGTGTTTCTGAGGGCTGTTAATGCAGTGGGGAAATCTCCACCTACGGAAGTTCGGATTTACTTACCTAAAG CTGTTGCAGGGATATCAGATGCTACAGTCGTTCCTCGTGATGATAGATCCTTCCTAGTCCAGTGGAGAAGCCTGGTTTCTTTTGGCCTCACTGGTTTCGTGGTGGAATGGAGACCTCTGTTAAAATCAGACCTCTCCCTCACCCAGTTTGAAATGACTGACAGAAACCAGACAAGCCTTGTTATAACAG GCAGCTTTGAGCCCTACAAGCCCTATGGGATCTCTGTGTATCCAAGGTTTAAGGATGGGATAGGCCTTCCTCAGACTGTTAATGCCTACTCGAGGCAAAAGG ctcCATCAATGGTTCCAAAAATAACAATCAAAAAGACCTGGCAGTCACAAATCGAGCTGATCTGGGATGAAATACCGTTAGACCAAAGGAACGGCATAATCAAGAACTACAAAGTCTTCTTCTGGAATGCAAAAGGACCCATAAATG TTGCACATGCGGACCCAACCGAAAGGAGGGTGGTCCTGACAGACCTCGACTCCGTGTCTCTGTATGAGGCTTTCATGATGGTTAGCACGTTTGGTGGAAGCCGTAACGGGTCGACAATTAATTTTGAAACTGAGCCACTGG ATTCACTTTCTATTCTGATCATCGTAATTGGCTCACTGGTTGGActgttactttttatttttgtcatactCATGACATGTTTCTCCTACCAAAAA aaggCTGAAGGGACATTTCTGGCCAGCGGTTCCCGATCCGGCTAA
- the csf3r gene encoding granulocyte colony-stimulating factor receptor isoform X3, with amino-acid sequence MISTWVSVIVMLLALVNGARNEDDVEPCATVQSSSSVVPLGSNVTATCVIREDCPLAIGQAVHIEWHLGSRFLPSSPGANDSSRVSQVVVPSFNHTRAFLTCSVRGSPAQVVGGVQIRAGYPPEAPQSLTCQTNLTKPNTLTCSWDPGQLETHLLTKYTLHTEVWDLNQNYTYEILPGVHQYTIPRSDFVLFSDMEVYVKARNDLGEATTEHIILEPVSAAKFDPPIILQAVSTKYGCLKLSWRLSHHQDWMLEALNLEVRLKTADSSQWTEQPIPVGRFRTSRPVSLCRLLHGTRYAAQIRVRYKQSPWSDWSSSHSGVTLESAPTGRLDSWTKVSGNHMNETLNIHLFWKPSKQFHANSQNVSYTVSVQRLPGERGKVCSTTRNHCTFRIPRKVRKVFLRAVNAVGKSPPTEVRIYLPKAVAGISDATVVPRDDRSFLVQWRSLVSFGLTGFVVEWRPLLKSDLSLTQFEMTDRNQTSLVITAPSMVPKITIKKTWQSQIELIWDEIPLDQRNGIIKNYKVFFWNAKGPINVAHADPTERRVVLTDLDSVSLYEAFMMVSTFGGSRNGSTINFETEPLDSLSILIIVIGSLVGLLLFIFVILMTCFSYQKRLKGHFWPAVPDPANSSIKRWTSESTQDSYLTSDNEEPNLVYLSHLSFLDLPAKISKEDHDDLWLNSSEDTSDLGESICGSPFIPGYSGSNSDSVPYATVIFSGPCSSPTLEGPPVYLRSESTQPLLESEETFSPKCYQNMATDQRPTEQCFFGPDLDCVTNKGKELETMWDDFPFLRALAMTETEID; translated from the exons ATGATATCCACATGGGTGTCAGTGATTGTCATGCTGTTGGCTTTGGTGAATGGAGCGAGAAATG AAGATGACGTAGAGCCGTGTGCAACGGTTCAATCGTCCAGCTCCGTGGTGCCTTTGGGGTCCAATGTCACAGCCACCTGTGTCATCAGAGAAGACTGCCCTCTGGCCATTGGACAAGCTGTTCACATAGAGTGGCACCTCGGCAGTCGCTTTTTACCCAGCAGCCCCGGGGCCAATGATAGCAGCAGAGTGTCTCAGGTTGTTGTACCGAGTTTCAATCACACCAGGGCGTTCCTAACCTGCTCTGTCCGAGGCTCTCCGGCTCAAGTGGTGGGAGGAGTGCAGATCCGAGCTGGAT ATCCACCAGAAGCACCACAAAGCCTCACCTGTCAGACCAACCTCACCAAACCAAACACCCTGACCTGTAGCTGGGACCCGGGGCAGCTGGAGACCCACCTGCTCACAAAGTATACCCTCCACACAGAGGTTTG GGATTTAAATCAGAACTACACATATGAGATACTACCAGGGGTCCACCAATACACCATCCCTCGCTCTGACTTTGTCCTGTTCTCAGACATGGAAGTTTATGTGAAGGCCCGTAATGACCTCGGGGAAGCAACCACTGAACACATCATTTTAGAGCCAGTCAGTGCAG CTAAATTTGATCCACCAATAATTCTGCAAGCTGTGTCTACAAAATATGGCTGCTTAAAGCTGAGCTGGAGATTATCTCATCACCAGGACTGGATGTTGGAAGCCCTGAACCTAGAAGTGCGACTTAAGACTGCTGACAGCAGCCAATGGACTGAACAACCA ATCCCAGTGGGTCGGTTCAGAACATCCAGACCTGTGAGCCTGTGTCGTCTCCTCCATGGGACTCGGTATGCCGCCCAGATTCGGGTCCGATACAAGCAGAGCCCCTGGAGTGACTGGAGCAGCAGCCACTCTGGTGTCACCTTGGAGAGCG ctcCCACTGGACGCTTAGATTCATGGACGAAGGTATCAGGGAATCACATGAACGAAACGCTCAACATACACCTGTTTTGGAAG ccATCGAAACAATTCCATGCCAACAGCCAAAACGTGTCATACACTGTGTCGGTGCAAAGGCTGCCAGGTGAAAGGGGAAAGGTGTGCTCTACTACCAGGAATCACTGTACTTTTCGGATTCCCAGGAAAGTAAGGAAGGTGTTTCTGAGGGCTGTTAATGCAGTGGGGAAATCTCCACCTACGGAAGTTCGGATTTACTTACCTAAAG CTGTTGCAGGGATATCAGATGCTACAGTCGTTCCTCGTGATGATAGATCCTTCCTAGTCCAGTGGAGAAGCCTGGTTTCTTTTGGCCTCACTGGTTTCGTGGTGGAATGGAGACCTCTGTTAAAATCAGACCTCTCCCTCACCCAGTTTGAAATGACTGACAGAAACCAGACAAGCCTTGTTATAACAG ctcCATCAATGGTTCCAAAAATAACAATCAAAAAGACCTGGCAGTCACAAATCGAGCTGATCTGGGATGAAATACCGTTAGACCAAAGGAACGGCATAATCAAGAACTACAAAGTCTTCTTCTGGAATGCAAAAGGACCCATAAATG TTGCACATGCGGACCCAACCGAAAGGAGGGTGGTCCTGACAGACCTCGACTCCGTGTCTCTGTATGAGGCTTTCATGATGGTTAGCACGTTTGGTGGAAGCCGTAACGGGTCGACAATTAATTTTGAAACTGAGCCACTGG ATTCACTTTCTATTCTGATCATCGTAATTGGCTCACTGGTTGGActgttactttttatttttgtcatactCATGACATGTTTCTCCTACCAAAAAAG gCTGAAGGGACATTTCTGGCCAGCGGTTCCCGATCCGGCTAACAGCAGCATCAAGAGATGGACATCAGAATCAACACAG GATAGCTATCTTACATCTGACAATGAGGAGCCCAATCTGGTGTACCTGTCCCACCTCAGCTTCCTGGACCTCCCTGCCAAAATAAGTAAAGAGGACCATGATGACCTGTGGTTGAACAGTTCAGAGGACACCAGTGACCTGGGAGAATCCATTTGTGGATCACCATTCATCCCCGGCTACTCCGGTTCAAACAGCGACTCTGTCCCTTACGCTACAGTGATCTTTTCCGGTCCATGCAGCAGCCCCACTCTTGAAGGGCCTCCTGTTTACCTGCGCTCAGAGTCCACGCAGCCCCTCCTGGAGAGTGAAGAAACCTTCAGTCCAAAGTGTTACCAGAACATGGCGACTGATCAGAGGCCAACAGAGCAATGTTTTTTTGGACCAGACCTTGATTGTGTAACAAACAAAGGGAAAGAATTAGAAACTATGTGGGATGATTTTCCTTTTCTACGAGCATTAGCGATGACCGAGACTGAAATTGACTAA
- the csf3r gene encoding granulocyte colony-stimulating factor receptor isoform X2: MISTWVSVIVMLLALVNGARNDDVEPCATVQSSSSVVPLGSNVTATCVIREDCPLAIGQAVHIEWHLGSRFLPSSPGANDSSRVSQVVVPSFNHTRAFLTCSVRGSPAQVVGGVQIRAGYPPEAPQSLTCQTNLTKPNTLTCSWDPGQLETHLLTKYTLHTEVWDLNQNYTYEILPGVHQYTIPRSDFVLFSDMEVYVKARNDLGEATTEHIILEPVSAAKFDPPIILQAVSTKYGCLKLSWRLSHHQDWMLEALNLEVRLKTADSSQWTEQPIPVGRFRTSRPVSLCRLLHGTRYAAQIRVRYKQSPWSDWSSSHSGVTLESAPTGRLDSWTKVSGNHMNETLNIHLFWKPSKQFHANSQNVSYTVSVQRLPGERGKVCSTTRNHCTFRIPRKVRKVFLRAVNAVGKSPPTEVRIYLPKAVAGISDATVVPRDDRSFLVQWRSLVSFGLTGFVVEWRPLLKSDLSLTQFEMTDRNQTSLVITGSFEPYKPYGISVYPRFKDGIGLPQTVNAYSRQKAPSMVPKITIKKTWQSQIELIWDEIPLDQRNGIIKNYKVFFWNAKGPINVAHADPTERRVVLTDLDSVSLYEAFMMVSTFGGSRNGSTINFETEPLDSLSILIIVIGSLVGLLLFIFVILMTCFSYQKRLKGHFWPAVPDPANSSIKRWTSESTQDSYLTSDNEEPNLVYLSHLSFLDLPAKISKEDHDDLWLNSSEDTSDLGESICGSPFIPGYSGSNSDSVPYATVIFSGPCSSPTLEGPPVYLRSESTQPLLESEETFSPKCYQNMATDQRPTEQCFFGPDLDCVTNKGKELETMWDDFPFLRALAMTETEID, from the exons ATGATATCCACATGGGTGTCAGTGATTGTCATGCTGTTGGCTTTGGTGAATGGAGCGAGAAATG ATGACGTAGAGCCGTGTGCAACGGTTCAATCGTCCAGCTCCGTGGTGCCTTTGGGGTCCAATGTCACAGCCACCTGTGTCATCAGAGAAGACTGCCCTCTGGCCATTGGACAAGCTGTTCACATAGAGTGGCACCTCGGCAGTCGCTTTTTACCCAGCAGCCCCGGGGCCAATGATAGCAGCAGAGTGTCTCAGGTTGTTGTACCGAGTTTCAATCACACCAGGGCGTTCCTAACCTGCTCTGTCCGAGGCTCTCCGGCTCAAGTGGTGGGAGGAGTGCAGATCCGAGCTGGAT ATCCACCAGAAGCACCACAAAGCCTCACCTGTCAGACCAACCTCACCAAACCAAACACCCTGACCTGTAGCTGGGACCCGGGGCAGCTGGAGACCCACCTGCTCACAAAGTATACCCTCCACACAGAGGTTTG GGATTTAAATCAGAACTACACATATGAGATACTACCAGGGGTCCACCAATACACCATCCCTCGCTCTGACTTTGTCCTGTTCTCAGACATGGAAGTTTATGTGAAGGCCCGTAATGACCTCGGGGAAGCAACCACTGAACACATCATTTTAGAGCCAGTCAGTGCAG CTAAATTTGATCCACCAATAATTCTGCAAGCTGTGTCTACAAAATATGGCTGCTTAAAGCTGAGCTGGAGATTATCTCATCACCAGGACTGGATGTTGGAAGCCCTGAACCTAGAAGTGCGACTTAAGACTGCTGACAGCAGCCAATGGACTGAACAACCA ATCCCAGTGGGTCGGTTCAGAACATCCAGACCTGTGAGCCTGTGTCGTCTCCTCCATGGGACTCGGTATGCCGCCCAGATTCGGGTCCGATACAAGCAGAGCCCCTGGAGTGACTGGAGCAGCAGCCACTCTGGTGTCACCTTGGAGAGCG ctcCCACTGGACGCTTAGATTCATGGACGAAGGTATCAGGGAATCACATGAACGAAACGCTCAACATACACCTGTTTTGGAAG ccATCGAAACAATTCCATGCCAACAGCCAAAACGTGTCATACACTGTGTCGGTGCAAAGGCTGCCAGGTGAAAGGGGAAAGGTGTGCTCTACTACCAGGAATCACTGTACTTTTCGGATTCCCAGGAAAGTAAGGAAGGTGTTTCTGAGGGCTGTTAATGCAGTGGGGAAATCTCCACCTACGGAAGTTCGGATTTACTTACCTAAAG CTGTTGCAGGGATATCAGATGCTACAGTCGTTCCTCGTGATGATAGATCCTTCCTAGTCCAGTGGAGAAGCCTGGTTTCTTTTGGCCTCACTGGTTTCGTGGTGGAATGGAGACCTCTGTTAAAATCAGACCTCTCCCTCACCCAGTTTGAAATGACTGACAGAAACCAGACAAGCCTTGTTATAACAG GCAGCTTTGAGCCCTACAAGCCCTATGGGATCTCTGTGTATCCAAGGTTTAAGGATGGGATAGGCCTTCCTCAGACTGTTAATGCCTACTCGAGGCAAAAGG ctcCATCAATGGTTCCAAAAATAACAATCAAAAAGACCTGGCAGTCACAAATCGAGCTGATCTGGGATGAAATACCGTTAGACCAAAGGAACGGCATAATCAAGAACTACAAAGTCTTCTTCTGGAATGCAAAAGGACCCATAAATG TTGCACATGCGGACCCAACCGAAAGGAGGGTGGTCCTGACAGACCTCGACTCCGTGTCTCTGTATGAGGCTTTCATGATGGTTAGCACGTTTGGTGGAAGCCGTAACGGGTCGACAATTAATTTTGAAACTGAGCCACTGG ATTCACTTTCTATTCTGATCATCGTAATTGGCTCACTGGTTGGActgttactttttatttttgtcatactCATGACATGTTTCTCCTACCAAAAAAG gCTGAAGGGACATTTCTGGCCAGCGGTTCCCGATCCGGCTAACAGCAGCATCAAGAGATGGACATCAGAATCAACACAG GATAGCTATCTTACATCTGACAATGAGGAGCCCAATCTGGTGTACCTGTCCCACCTCAGCTTCCTGGACCTCCCTGCCAAAATAAGTAAAGAGGACCATGATGACCTGTGGTTGAACAGTTCAGAGGACACCAGTGACCTGGGAGAATCCATTTGTGGATCACCATTCATCCCCGGCTACTCCGGTTCAAACAGCGACTCTGTCCCTTACGCTACAGTGATCTTTTCCGGTCCATGCAGCAGCCCCACTCTTGAAGGGCCTCCTGTTTACCTGCGCTCAGAGTCCACGCAGCCCCTCCTGGAGAGTGAAGAAACCTTCAGTCCAAAGTGTTACCAGAACATGGCGACTGATCAGAGGCCAACAGAGCAATGTTTTTTTGGACCAGACCTTGATTGTGTAACAAACAAAGGGAAAGAATTAGAAACTATGTGGGATGATTTTCCTTTTCTACGAGCATTAGCGATGACCGAGACTGAAATTGACTAA